From one Nonomuraea polychroma genomic stretch:
- a CDS encoding acyl-CoA dehydrogenase family protein, whose translation MDFAFDQVTEDLRERLLRFMDECVYPAEPAFEEQAETSGWGPPPLMADLKDEARKRGLWNLFLPGEHGAGLTNLQYAPLAEIMGRSPVIAPTATNCAAPDTGNMEVLAMFGSEWQRKEWLQPLLDGEIRSAFAMTEPDVASSDATNIATSIVRDGDEYVINGRKWFISGAMNPNCKIFIVMGKTNPDAPKHRQQSMILVPRDTPGLHIKRGMHVFGYTDADHGGHAEIEFQDVRVPAENLIGEEGGGFAIAQARLGPGRIHHCMRLIGMAERAVELMCKRALARTTFGKPVAQQGVVQDWIAESRIKIEQLRLLVLKTAWLMDTVGNQGAHTEIQAIKISTPITVEWILDKAVQVHGAGGVSQDFPLAGLWAGARSLRLADGPDEVHKRSLAYRELKRWM comes from the coding sequence ATGGACTTCGCCTTTGACCAAGTCACCGAGGACCTGCGCGAGCGTCTGCTGCGCTTCATGGACGAATGCGTCTACCCCGCTGAGCCCGCCTTCGAGGAACAGGCGGAGACCAGCGGCTGGGGCCCGCCGCCGCTGATGGCCGACCTGAAGGACGAGGCCAGGAAGCGCGGCCTGTGGAACCTGTTCCTCCCCGGTGAGCATGGCGCCGGGCTGACGAACCTGCAGTACGCCCCACTGGCCGAGATCATGGGCAGAAGTCCTGTCATCGCGCCGACGGCCACCAACTGCGCCGCCCCCGACACCGGCAACATGGAGGTGTTGGCGATGTTCGGCAGCGAGTGGCAGCGCAAGGAATGGCTGCAGCCGCTGCTCGACGGCGAGATCCGCTCGGCGTTCGCGATGACCGAGCCGGACGTGGCCTCCTCCGACGCCACCAACATCGCCACCTCCATCGTGCGCGACGGCGACGAGTACGTGATCAACGGCCGCAAGTGGTTCATCTCCGGCGCGATGAACCCCAACTGCAAGATCTTCATCGTCATGGGAAAGACGAACCCGGACGCGCCCAAACACCGCCAGCAGAGCATGATCCTGGTGCCCCGCGACACGCCCGGCCTGCACATCAAGCGCGGCATGCACGTGTTCGGCTACACCGACGCCGACCACGGCGGCCACGCCGAGATCGAGTTCCAGGACGTCCGCGTCCCGGCGGAGAACCTGATCGGCGAGGAGGGCGGCGGCTTCGCCATCGCCCAGGCCAGGCTCGGCCCCGGCCGCATCCACCACTGCATGCGCTTGATCGGCATGGCCGAGCGGGCGGTCGAGCTGATGTGCAAGCGGGCGCTCGCCAGGACCACGTTCGGCAAGCCCGTCGCACAGCAGGGCGTCGTCCAGGACTGGATCGCCGAGTCCCGCATCAAGATCGAGCAACTGCGCCTGCTCGTCCTCAAGACTGCCTGGCTCATGGACACGGTGGGCAACCAGGGCGCCCACACCGAGATCCAGGCCATCAAGATCTCCACCCCGATCACCGTGGAGTGGATCCTCGACAAGGCCGTGCAGGTGCACGGCGCGGGCGGCGTCTCGCAGGACTTCCCGCTGGCCGGCCTCTGGGCGGGCGCACGCTCGCTGCGCCTGGCGGACGGCCCTGACGAGGTGCACAAGCGGTCGCTGGCCTATCGCGAGCTCAAGAGGTGGATGTGA
- a CDS encoding GNAT family N-acetyltransferase yields the protein MTAKLPPPVVLENDVVRLEPLALHHVPDLFAAGGADDEVWRWMSVATPRSEEELGKVALGLIHDDKHVPFAVVHKESGRAVGWTTYGDVPGFEASVEIGWTWYGRAVWRTAVNTSCKLLLIDHAFELGYNRVLLKTDNLNLRSQNAIQRIGGFHEGTLRRHRKRPDGTWRDTVCFGILEEEWPEHRARLNRT from the coding sequence ATGACCGCGAAGCTGCCTCCACCTGTGGTGCTCGAGAACGACGTCGTCCGGCTCGAGCCGCTCGCCCTCCACCACGTACCCGACCTGTTCGCCGCCGGGGGTGCGGACGACGAGGTCTGGCGATGGATGTCCGTCGCCACCCCGCGGTCGGAGGAGGAGCTGGGGAAGGTCGCGCTGGGGCTGATCCACGACGACAAACACGTCCCCTTCGCGGTGGTGCACAAGGAGTCCGGGCGGGCCGTCGGCTGGACCACCTACGGCGACGTGCCCGGCTTCGAGGCGAGTGTCGAGATCGGCTGGACCTGGTACGGCCGTGCGGTCTGGCGCACCGCCGTCAACACCTCCTGCAAGCTGCTGCTCATCGACCACGCCTTCGAACTCGGCTACAACCGCGTCCTGCTCAAGACCGACAACCTCAACCTCCGCTCCCAGAACGCCATCCAGCGCATCGGCGGGTTCCACGAGGGCACTTTGCGACGGCACCGAAAGAGGCCCGACGGAACCTGGCGCGACACGGTCTGCTTCGGCATCCTCGAAGAGGAGTGGCCAGAACACCGGGCTCGCTTGAATCGCACCTAG
- a CDS encoding protein kinase, producing the protein MTDRLGGYWLGARLDGGGRVIVREAYDESGVRYALGMPGLTAAGRGGEPDTERDRQPDSERSGELDTERDRQPDSERGGAADAAARARLAAAAEAAARVRSLSVAAVVAACLDGDPPYVVSEYIEGPTLRQVVDRHGPYAGDDLYRLAAATATALAAVHESGAVHGALTPDKVILGAQGPRLVGLGLWTGPAPPGGQGPALSAEPEPEHRPATDVHAWGRLLVFAAYGPIDRLGHGERLDRPLRGLVAAALHRDPERRPNARQLLLSLLDVPQSQQGSLLPPEPIDDPPLGARAEAVYLRLGPADQDLVPDVLLRLVGADSEGADTIMPVTREDLVAGRDADEIAAIDRVLEAYKKEGLITDHRPPGEPAAADRRPPGDRRKTDRRGAGEKGGAGTGAGADAGAGSGSGTGTDAGAGAGTGTGTGAVVITHAALLRAWPRLREWLDGERDGLAVHRDLARAARRWEAGGRREAELLQGEPLDRALAWAASGRRRMTLNMDEQTFLDAAMARGRRRSRRRWTVVAGLLPVVLLLGLWQTFWQRNDADGRLERAMAKVAASRAEALRPADPVTARKLSLAAWRLAPIPEARRALAAADAAVAVFTDPWAGPRSLHAISDDGARLAALEENTLRVYDLASGREVAKTAGPAQSVRAMAWSPDGRTLALVGVDRSYLWDTASPSVGPPFGRGLGAPGEQAAWFSPGGGLLFASARQSGERWAWDLRARRAAFVGEYAVVGPGDGMALVFAGKRSEIRQRGGAESGAAWLDRMPWEYTTFAPDGRRVAIAEESGIQIYGLDGAPTHDTRLRPSPGRLRFSADGRLLASTDSDAVRVWRLAENAGPDGGTRPDVSAESDVLIVERPVAATGVDRTAQAVFTADGRRLRVLTGRGIVLTIDLSPEPAPADHAAHVCSRYGELSSEEWTRHLPELPYRKTC; encoded by the coding sequence ATGACTGATCGGCTGGGAGGCTACTGGCTCGGCGCCCGGCTCGACGGCGGCGGGCGGGTCATCGTCCGCGAGGCCTACGACGAGTCGGGCGTCCGTTATGCGCTGGGCATGCCCGGGCTGACGGCCGCCGGGCGTGGCGGCGAGCCGGACACCGAACGTGACCGCCAGCCGGACTCCGAACGTAGCGGCGAACTGGACACCGAACGTGACCGCCAGCCGGACTCCGAGCGTGGCGGTGCGGCCGACGCCGCGGCGCGTGCCAGGCTCGCCGCCGCGGCCGAAGCCGCCGCCCGGGTCCGCTCGCTCTCCGTTGCCGCGGTGGTGGCCGCCTGCCTGGACGGGGATCCCCCGTACGTGGTCAGCGAGTACATCGAAGGCCCGACCTTGCGCCAGGTCGTCGACCGGCACGGGCCCTACGCGGGTGACGACCTCTACCGGCTGGCCGCCGCCACCGCCACCGCGCTCGCCGCCGTCCACGAATCCGGTGCGGTGCACGGCGCCCTCACCCCCGACAAGGTGATCCTCGGAGCCCAGGGGCCACGCCTCGTCGGCCTCGGCCTGTGGACGGGCCCGGCGCCGCCCGGGGGGCAAGGCCCTGCCCTCAGCGCAGAACCAGAGCCCGAGCATCGGCCGGCTACGGACGTACACGCCTGGGGGCGCCTCCTGGTCTTCGCCGCCTATGGACCCATCGACCGATTAGGCCACGGCGAGCGGCTGGACCGCCCGTTGCGCGGGCTGGTGGCCGCCGCCCTGCACCGCGACCCCGAGCGCCGCCCGAACGCCCGCCAGCTCCTCTTGTCCCTGCTCGACGTCCCCCAGTCCCAGCAGGGCAGCCTGCTTCCCCCCGAGCCCATCGACGATCCGCCGCTCGGCGCCCGCGCGGAGGCCGTGTACCTGCGGCTCGGCCCCGCTGACCAGGACCTGGTGCCGGACGTGCTCCTGCGGCTGGTCGGGGCGGACTCCGAGGGCGCCGACACGATCATGCCGGTCACCAGGGAGGACCTGGTCGCCGGACGGGACGCCGATGAGATCGCCGCCATCGATCGGGTGCTGGAGGCGTACAAGAAGGAAGGCCTGATCACGGACCACCGGCCTCCAGGCGAGCCCGCCGCCGCGGACCGGCGCCCGCCGGGCGACCGCCGGAAGACCGATCGGCGTGGCGCGGGAGAGAAAGGCGGGGCGGGGACGGGCGCGGGCGCCGATGCAGGCGCAGGCTCAGGGTCGGGCACGGGCACGGATGCAGGCGCAGGCGCAGGGACGGGCACGGGCACGGGCGCGGTGGTGATCACGCATGCGGCGCTGTTGCGGGCCTGGCCGCGATTGCGCGAGTGGCTGGACGGGGAGCGGGACGGGCTGGCCGTGCACAGGGATCTGGCTCGGGCGGCGCGGCGGTGGGAGGCGGGCGGGCGCCGGGAAGCCGAGTTGCTCCAGGGGGAGCCGCTGGACCGGGCACTGGCGTGGGCGGCCAGCGGGCGGCGTCGGATGACGTTGAACATGGACGAGCAGACGTTCCTCGACGCGGCCATGGCGCGGGGACGGAGACGGTCGCGGCGGCGGTGGACGGTCGTGGCAGGGCTGCTGCCGGTGGTGCTTCTTCTGGGGCTCTGGCAGACGTTCTGGCAGCGGAACGACGCCGACGGCAGGCTCGAACGGGCGATGGCCAAGGTGGCGGCGTCGCGGGCGGAGGCGCTGCGGCCGGCCGACCCGGTCACGGCGCGCAAGCTCAGCCTGGCCGCGTGGCGCCTGGCGCCGATCCCGGAGGCGCGGCGGGCGTTGGCGGCGGCGGACGCGGCGGTGGCGGTGTTCACGGACCCGTGGGCGGGGCCGCGCTCGCTCCACGCGATCAGCGACGACGGCGCCCGGCTCGCGGCCTTGGAGGAGAACACGCTGCGGGTGTACGACCTCGCGTCGGGCCGCGAGGTCGCCAAGACGGCGGGGCCCGCCCAGAGCGTCCGAGCCATGGCCTGGTCGCCGGACGGCCGGACGCTGGCACTGGTCGGAGTCGATCGCTCGTACCTGTGGGACACCGCCTCTCCCTCCGTGGGGCCACCGTTCGGCCGCGGGCTGGGCGCGCCCGGGGAACAGGCGGCGTGGTTCAGCCCTGGCGGTGGGCTGCTGTTCGCCTCGGCCAGGCAGTCGGGCGAACGATGGGCGTGGGACCTGCGGGCGCGGCGGGCGGCGTTCGTGGGCGAGTACGCGGTGGTGGGCCCTGGGGATGGGATGGCGCTGGTGTTCGCAGGGAAGCGGTCCGAGATCAGGCAGCGCGGCGGGGCGGAGTCGGGGGCGGCATGGCTGGACAGGATGCCGTGGGAGTACACGACGTTCGCACCGGACGGCCGGCGGGTGGCGATCGCCGAGGAGAGCGGCATCCAGATCTACGGGCTCGACGGTGCGCCCACGCATGACACGCGGCTGCGCCCGTCACCGGGACGCCTGCGATTCAGCGCGGACGGGCGATTACTGGCCAGCACGGACAGCGACGCTGTACGGGTCTGGCGCCTCGCTGAGAACGCAGGGCCGGACGGCGGCACACGACCCGACGTCTCGGCCGAAAGTGATGTACTGATCGTCGAGCGTCCCGTGGCGGCGACCGGTGTGGACCGCACGGCACAGGCCGTCTTCACCGCCGACGGTCGCCGGTTGCGGGTGTTGACCGGACGCGGCATCGTTCTGACCATCGACCTGTCCCCCGAGCCGGCACCCGCCGACCACGCGGCCCACGTTTGCTCCCGATACGGCGAGCTCTCCTCAGAGGAGTGGACCCGGCACCTGCCGGAACTGCCCTACCGGAAGACGTGTTAG
- a CDS encoding TetR/AcrR family transcriptional regulator: protein MKRSETVADTAITLLAERGMRGLTHRAVDEAAGLPPGSTSNLARTRAALLELTLSRLTELEMRALASAYQSEALELSDLPTVMAEALHIQLQDRRRTLARYELALEATRRPELREIYDAAGRRFRDPAVSLLAALGSRDPVRHARQLVAFGEGLMFDAIAGAGATPTLNELIEAMRDLLAGMLGTTAPNSPAPSP from the coding sequence GTGAAGCGCTCAGAGACCGTTGCCGACACGGCCATCACGCTGCTGGCCGAGCGAGGCATGCGCGGCCTCACCCACCGAGCCGTCGACGAGGCGGCCGGGCTGCCGCCCGGATCCACCTCCAACCTGGCCCGCACCCGCGCCGCCCTGCTGGAGCTGACCCTGTCGCGACTCACCGAGCTGGAGATGCGGGCGCTGGCGTCGGCGTACCAGAGTGAGGCGTTGGAGCTGTCGGACCTGCCCACCGTGATGGCGGAGGCGTTGCACATCCAGCTCCAGGACCGCAGGCGCACGCTGGCCCGGTACGAGCTGGCGTTGGAGGCGACGAGGCGACCCGAGCTGCGCGAGATCTACGACGCGGCGGGCCGCCGCTTCCGCGATCCCGCCGTCTCCCTGCTGGCCGCGCTGGGCTCACGCGATCCGGTACGGCACGCGCGCCAGCTGGTGGCCTTCGGTGAAGGGCTCATGTTCGACGCCATCGCCGGCGCCGGGGCCACGCCCACGTTGAACGAGCTCATCGAGGCCATGCGAGACCTCCTTGCCGGCATGCTCGGCACCACTGCCCCCAACTCACCGGCCCCTAGCCCGTAA
- a CDS encoding FAD-dependent monooxygenase yields the protein MARAVVIGGGIGGLTSGIALRRNGWDVTVLERAPKIDPVGSGLAIAANALKALDTLGLGDHIRTLSRIQGQVGIRRADGRWLVHTTPDAAEARYGDSVVLMLRATLMEVLADALGADQLRLGVGVSGVDAEEGIVHTEDGDLGADLVVAADGIHSKVRQTLFPEHPGPTYSGVTAWRGLIPRGDLDIRSTESWGKGLVFGVTPLAHDLVYVYATDVLPAGTVFGDEREELLRRFGDWHDPIPALLRAADPGMIIRNDVYSFDTPLPAFHRGKVALVGDAAHPMTPNLGQGACQAIEDAVVLAHLAGFPAGEEDIAHNGKERTLDGTHGGVRRADGGGGIDREGRGGAGASGEGDGGEWGHGRGALAGYLGAYTAARLGRTSKIVQRSMSICRMTKVRNPVAVWLRDFGVSLAARSMPDMMLRSMDEVLRWRPPVTAPASGPASDMGDRHPLQGR from the coding sequence ATGGCCAGGGCTGTAGTCATTGGCGGCGGAATCGGCGGGTTGACCAGCGGGATCGCGCTGCGCCGCAACGGGTGGGACGTGACCGTGTTAGAGCGGGCACCCAAGATCGACCCGGTGGGGTCGGGGCTGGCGATCGCCGCCAACGCCCTCAAGGCGCTCGACACGCTGGGGCTCGGAGATCACATACGCACGTTGTCCAGGATCCAGGGGCAGGTGGGGATTCGCAGGGCGGACGGGCGGTGGCTGGTGCACACCACGCCCGACGCCGCGGAGGCCCGCTACGGGGACTCGGTGGTCCTCATGCTGCGCGCCACGCTGATGGAGGTGCTCGCGGACGCGCTGGGGGCCGATCAGCTGCGGCTGGGCGTCGGCGTGTCGGGGGTGGACGCCGAGGAGGGCATCGTCCATACCGAGGATGGTGATCTTGGGGCGGATCTGGTCGTGGCCGCCGACGGCATCCACTCGAAGGTCCGGCAGACCCTTTTCCCGGAGCACCCCGGTCCCACGTACTCAGGGGTGACGGCCTGGCGGGGTCTCATACCTCGCGGGGACCTGGACATCCGGAGCACGGAGAGCTGGGGGAAGGGGCTCGTGTTCGGGGTCACGCCACTGGCCCACGACCTTGTGTACGTGTACGCGACCGACGTCCTGCCTGCGGGGACCGTGTTCGGTGACGAACGGGAGGAACTGTTGCGGAGGTTCGGGGACTGGCATGACCCGATTCCCGCGCTGCTGCGGGCGGCCGATCCCGGGATGATCATCCGTAACGACGTCTATTCCTTCGACACGCCGCTGCCTGCCTTCCATCGCGGGAAGGTGGCGCTGGTGGGGGACGCCGCGCACCCGATGACACCGAATCTGGGACAGGGAGCCTGCCAGGCGATCGAGGACGCCGTCGTGCTCGCTCATCTGGCCGGCTTCCCCGCCGGTGAAGAAGACATAGCCCACAACGGCAAGGAACGCACGCTCGACGGCACCCACGGCGGGGTACGCAGGGCCGACGGTGGCGGCGGCATCGACCGTGAGGGACGCGGCGGGGCCGGGGCAAGTGGCGAAGGTGATGGCGGGGAGTGGGGTCATGGGCGTGGGGCGCTTGCCGGCTACCTCGGCGCCTACACCGCCGCCCGGCTGGGGCGGACGTCGAAGATCGTGCAGCGGTCGATGAGCATCTGCAGGATGACCAAGGTCCGTAACCCGGTCGCGGTCTGGCTGCGCGACTTCGGGGTGTCCCTGGCTGCCAGGTCCATGCCCGACATGATG